AATGGTGTTCCAGGAGCCGTTTAACTGTTTGAATCCCGTATTCCGTGTAAGCGGGCAGATAGGGGAATCAATAGAGATACATCTCGGACTTAAGGGTAAAGAAAGGGATGAAAAAATAATAGAGGTACTGAAACTCGTAGGCATAACCGATGAAAAAAGGGTCTTTAGTTCTTATCCTCATGAACTTTCAGGAGGAATGCGGCAGCGTGTGATGATAGCTATGGGTCTTGTGAGTAATCCCTCCTTACTTATAGCGGATGAACCGACAACGGCGCTGGATGTGACCATTCAGGCGCAAATTCTGGAACTTCTGGCTGATTTGAAAGAAAAACTCTCTCTTAGTATTCTACTAATTACCCATGACCTTGGAATTGTAAATGAGATTGGAGATCGGGTTTATGTTATGTATGCCGGTAAAATCATGGAAAAAGGGAGTAAAAACGAGATATTTGGAAGCGCAAAGCACCCTTACACCGAAGGACTTCTGAAATCAGTTCCCGACCTTGGCCCCGTGAAAAAGCGCCTTTATACTATTGCGGGAAATATTCCAGACCTGACGGATATCCCCACAGGCTGCAGGTTTCACCCCAGATGCCCTTATGTTATGGATATCTGTAAAATGAAAGATCCTGTTGAGAGTATGTTCTCCAAAGAACATTCTGCCTGGTGTTTTAGATATTTCGGCGGGGAGCAGAAGAATGGCTAAACTTATTGAGGTAAAGAACCTTAAAAAATCTTTCAAGAGTTCAGAGGGGATTTTTAGTAAAGGCAGACCTGTATTTGCCGTTAATGGAGTAAGTCTTGAAATAGAAGTCGGAGAATCACTCGGATTGGTCGGGGAAAGCGGCTGCGGAAAAACAACAGTGGGAAAGCTTATTCTTGGTTTGGAAAAGCCCGACAGCGGTGAAGCGTTTTTTGAAAGCAAACAAATATCCGGTTTGCCCGAGAAAGAGCTTTTCCGGATAAGAAAAGAGATGCAGATAGTATTCCAGGATCCTTTTGCTTCTTTAAACCCGAGAATACGGATAGGAAATGCTATAGGTGAAGTACTTAAGATTTACGGCGAAAAAGACATAGAAAAAAGAGTAAAAGAATCTATAAAAACCATCGGGCTTCCGGAAGATACTTATTATCGGTACCCGCACGAATTTTCAGGCGGCCAGCGGCAGAGGATTTGTATAGCAAGAGCCCTTGTCGGAAATCCAAAGTTCGTGGTCTGTGACGAGCCCGTATCCTCACTTGATGTTTCCGTGCAGGCTCAGATTATTAATCTTCTGAAAGATCTAAAAGAAAAATCCAATCTGACTTATTTGTTCATCTCCCATGACTTAAGAGTTGTGAGAAATATTTGTGACAGGATTTCTGTAATGTATTACGGTGTGATAATAGAAGAAGGGGAAAATGAAGATATATACAAAACTCCTCTGCATCCCTATACAAAGCTGCTGCTTTCTTCAGTACCGTCAATGTCTGAAAAAAAGAACAAAGAAGTTTTGAAAACATACAAAGAAGGCACGTCTAATTTAAACAAACCCGCCGGCTGTCCCTTTTACTTTAGGTGTCCGGAAAGAATAGAAAAGTGTGAAAAGGAAATTCCACAGCTGAAGGATAAAGGAAATCGGCATAAAGTTGCATGCTGGAAAGAATAAAAAAGGTGCTGGGTACTGGGTTTACATATTTGAGTTATTGAATATAATAATACCACATTAATGTGGGACTATTATAGACCTTTACAGACATTATGGACTTTTATGGACAAATGTTTTACGTGAGCAACGTGATAACGTGTAACGTTTTAACAATATAGTTAAGGAGTTATCTATGTATTTACTCGGTCTTGACATCGGTACTACAAACTGGAAAGCTAACCTTTACGACTTAAAGGGTCGGCTTATTATCTCTGTCAGTCATCCTGCGCCTGTAAAAAAGGATAAGAGTGGTAATAGTTATTACGATGCCAATCAAATGTGGAAGATATTTTGTGTTTTGATCCGTCAGGCCGTAATAAAGGTTAAAAACCCTGAACTGATAAAAGCAATTTCCTTTGCTTCCATGGCAGAGGCGGGATGTTTAGCGGATGAAAACGGATTGCCTTTAACTCATATTATTCCCTGGTTTGATAAACGTACAATACCTATGATGAAAAAGATATTGAGAAAAATTTCAAAAAAAGAAATCTTTGGGATTACAGGGGTAAATCTTACTCATATTTTTTCAATATGCAAGATCATCTGGTTTAAGGAACATGAGAGAATTGCCTTTAAAAAAGCGGCAAAGTGGGTTTGTGTTCCGGACTACCTTATTAAAAGAATATCAGGCGAGTGGGCAACGGATTATTCAATTGCTTCAAGAACAGCGTTATTTGATATTAAGAATAAAAAATGGTCAAAAAAGATGCTTGATTTTGCGGGTATTAAAGAAAGCTTTTTACCCAAAGCGTTTCCTTCAGGGACTTTTGTTGGAAATGTCACAGAGAAAGCCTCGAAAGAATGCGGGCTTTCTATCAATACAAAGGTTGTCCTTGGCGGGCATGATCATGTTTGCGGCAGTCTGGGCGCGGGACTTTTCTCGGAAGGGAAAGCGCTTGATTCTATGGGGACTGCGGAAAGTATATGTGTCCCTCTGGAAAATATTGACAATCTGAATAAATATTTTAATTCAGGTTTTTCTTTTGGATGCTATACGTTCGGCAGTATGTATTATGCTATGGCAGGGTTATATTACTCCGGTGGAATTATTGAATGGCTTATGCGTGAATATTATGAAACAGATCAAAAGAAGAGTAAAATATATAAAACGATGATTAAAGACGCGAAAGGATCAAAACCCGGGTCAAACGGTCTTTATGTGTTGCCGCATTGGCTTGGGATAGGTGCTCCGTATGGACTGCGCGAGGCGAAAGGCATGATAATAGGATTCCATCCGGATACGACAAAAGGAGACCTTATAAATGCGGCTTATGAAGGACTTGCTTATGAATACAGACTTCTGATTGAAACTGCCGAAAAAACAGTCGGCTTCAAAGCGAAGGAAATAATCGTAATAGGCGGTGGTGCCAAAAATAAACTCTGGCTTAAAAGAAAAGCAGACATTTTAGGAAGAACTTTAACAGTGCCGGAGGTATCCGAGTCTGTATGTTTCGGTGCCGCCTTACTTGCAGGATTAGGCTCAAACACAATAAAAGATCCGGTAAGTTTTGTAAATCGTAATAAAAAAGAACTCATAAAAGCCGGAAAGAAGTTGAAGGACTTCTATAATAATGAATACCTTAACCATTATATGCGAATATACAGACAAAACCTGCCTTATTGGAAAAACAAGACTACTTGAAAACCCTGTATTGTACATGTGAAATCATTCTAAACATTAGTTTAAACTAAAGTGTAAACTAAAATACATACCATAAAAACGAAGTAGAACTATTCAAATTAGAACTTCATGAAACCATTATGTTCATTGTCTAATCAGTGGAATCCAGTAGCTTTGTAATCGGTGGAATCGAACCCGAAATTCCACTAAACTTTAATATTATGCAAGCCAATAATGGTATGCTTTCTACTTCGGATTTCGGGTACATATGTAAACTTTGCAAAAATAATAAAACGGTGTTATAATGTAAGTGAAAATATTCGCAGGGATGATAAAATTAATAGTAAGGATGGTGAAAATGAAAAAAACATTATTTGTGATGTGTGTTTGGTCATTTTTGTTTGTTTCGGAAGGCGGTATTTTGGCGGAACAAAAATTGAAAGATTTGGATGTGCTATATTTAGCTGCGCAGCCGGCGGATAAGGCAGCAAAGGATGCGGCAGACAAAGCAGCAAAAGATGCTGCGGACAAAGCTGCAGCAGAAAAAGAAAAACAGGAATTTGCTGACAGGGTTGCATTAGAAGAGAAAGCAAAAAAGGAAGCGGCTGACAAGGCTGTTGCAGAAGAAAAAGCAAAGCAAGAGGCGGCTGACAAGGCTGCGGCAGAAGAAAAAGCAAAGCAAGAAGAGGCTGACAAGATTGTTGCTGAAGAGAAAGCAAAGAAAGAAACGGCTGATAAAGCTGCGGCAGAAGAAAAAGTAAAGCAAGAGGCGGCTGATAAGGCTGTTGCAGAAGAAAAAGCGAAAAAGGAAGCGGCGGATAAGACAAAAGAAAGCGGTAACAGCGGTACAACTCCTGCTATTCCCGGTTCAGGAACCACGGATACTGTCCCTGCTCAGCCTGCTGACAAAGATTCTAAAGACAAATTAAAAGAAAACAAGGAAAATAAAGACGAAAGCATTGAGGATAAAGTTAAAAGATGGAAAGAGGAAAAAGAAAATAAAGGGAAAGGATCAAAAGAAAAAAAGGATAAGAACGATGGGGAGAATAAAGACAAAGATAAAGAGAAAAAGGAAAAAAATGGCGAAAGCAATGATGATAAATTTAAAAAGTGGAAAAATGAAACTCTTGATGACAAACTTAAAAGATTAAGAGAGGAAAAGAAAAATAAGACCACGGTTGGAAACAAAGACAGTAAGGAAAGTAAAGAGAAAAGAGAAATAAGCGGGGTGTTGGACGTTAAGGACTTTCCCGCGTCTAAAATGGAAATAGCGGTAATGTATATGGCAAGTGAGAATATCACTCCCAGTGTTGTCGAGATAGTCACGGAGTTGCTGAGAAATAATCTTATAAATTCCGGTAAATATAAGGTTATCGAGAAATTTGATATGGATAAGGTAATAAGAGAAAAGTACAGGGATGCCGGTTGTGCCAACCCGGAGTGTGCCATCGAAGTTGGGAAAGCGCTGAATATGCAGGAAGTGGTCGTAAGCTCAGTAAACAAAATTGGCTCAAAATACATAATTAATTCCATAATGCTCGATGTAAGCTCCGGAAATACCACCGTTACCGCCTCCGCCGAGTGTTCTTCCATAAACGATCTCTCTGAAGCCTGCAAAGAAATAGCAGGTAAATTAACTAGAGATAAATAAAATTAGGGACAGCGACCAATTTATTCATTTAATTGGTCGCTGTCCCTAATTTAGTTGGTTAGGATGTTTGCAATTATATCTTCAGGAATGTTCTCAACTATTTTTACTTTTCCTATGCTTATAGGAAGCACAAATCTGTTTACACCGGAGACGAACTTCTTATCTCTTTTCATTGAGGCGAGGATTTTCTTTGGCTCTATTCCTTTGGCTGAGACGGGGAGTCCTGCCTTACGAATAAGAGATTCTATTCGTGTTGCTTCACAAGAGCAAAGACAACCCAGTTTGACTGCCAGTTTTGCGGCTAAGACCATGCCTATACCTACGGCTTCTCCGTGGTGGAATTTCTTGTAGTTTGTGGCGGCTTCGATTGCGTGGCCGAGAGTATGACCGTAGTTCAGTATTATCCTGATATCTTTATCGTCTCTTTCGTCTGCTGAGGTGATTTTGGCTTTTATTCCCGCGCAAACAGGTATCATTTTATTAAGAGCGGTTTTGTCATAGTTTAAAAGCTTTCTCATGTTCTTTTCAAAGAAAGAAAAGAGCGAGCTGTCTTTGATCACTCCGTACTTTATTGCCTCCGCCAGACCGCATTTTAGTTCTCTTAGAGGGAGAGTATTTAATACTGCTGTATCCATGTAAACCATCTTTGGCTGCCAGAAGGCGCCTATAAGGTTTTTAGCTTCCCTGAAGTTAAAGGCTGTTTTTCCGCCGAGACCGCAGTCTACGAGACCGAGTAAGGTTGTCGGGACCTGAATATAGTTAACCCCGCGCCTGTAACTGCTTGCAACAAAGCCTCCGAGATCGCCGACTACTCCGCCGCCGAGAGTAAGTAAAATAACCTTTTTCTGCTGGTTCTTATCAAATTCATAAAGGGCATTGAGAATCTTAAGGTAGGTCTTAAAATTCTTTTGTACTTCGCCTGCAGGGATAATGACTTTTCCTACATCGGAAAACCCGCCTTTTTTCAAGGCCGTTATAGTCTTCTTTAAATAAAATCTTGCTACATTTTTATCAGTAATTATAAAAATAGAGTTGCCGCATTTAAGTTTTTTAACCGCTTGCCCAAGATTTGAAAGTATGTTATTACCGAGGACGATGTCGTAACTCTTGTCGGTTCTTGTTTTCAGGGATATTTTAATTATTTCAGGCATTTTTTACCCCGTTAGTTTCTGCGAAATCTTCCGCCATTTTAATCCTGTCAAGCATTGGCGGATGGGAAGCGAACCAGAAAGTCAGGAAGTCATCCGTGTAAAGATAGGACTTGTTATCTTTTGCAAGCCCTACCATGCTGGAGATAAAAACTGCTTTATTTTGAGTGGTTTTTAGTTCGAAGGTGTCGGCGGTCACTTCCATCTTCCTGCTGAAAAAGCTGTCAATAGGAGTTGTAAAGAATGTATAGACAGTCAGTATAAACATCAGAAGCGGCAATCCTGCGGCTTCTGAGATGATGAGCCCTCCTGAAAATTCAGGAAATGTTAACGCTATTAACCAGGCTATAATAAAAGAGCCAAAGAAACCGAGGGCAATTCCTTTAAGTACATGATGGTATTTCCAATGTCCGGCCTCGTGAGCTACTACGGAAGCGACCTCTTCAGGCGTATTGTTTTTCACCAGAGTATCAAATATGTAAATTGATTTTTCAGGACCAAATCCGGTAAAAAAGGCGTTTGTATGTTTTGAATATTTTGATTCGTTGATCTGAAAAAGTTTTTTAAGTTTAATCCCTGCCTTATCTGCAACTTCAAAAATAGGTTTGGTGTATTCACCCTGTTCGAAATTGCTCTTTTTGTAGAAAAGAGGCAGTACCAGGTACGGATAAAGAAAGGTAAGTACCAGTTCGAAGGCTAAAAGAACAACAGGGATAAACCAGACCCAGTTTTCTCCGGATTTTCTAAAGGTCATATAAGCTGCGGAGATAATAATGATATTGATAACTGCTCCTACAGAAAATTGCTTAATGTTGTAGATGAGCCAGTCTTTTAAGGTCAGATTGGAAAACCCGAATTTATGTTCGAGTACGTAAGAAAAGTAATAGCTAAACGGCAAGTTTAGCAAAAACTGGATAAGTATGTAGCAAAGCGCAAAGAGCGCCGTTTGAAGGGTTAGGTAGTTGAAAGAAATTGGAGACAAAAGCCCCGATAAATAGACTGCAAAGCCGCTAAAGAAAAAAATCAGGGGGAAGAGCAAATCGATTATTTTTTTTGCCACTCCCGCACCAAAACCCCTGTCATGATATTCCTTGCCCTTTTTAATATCTTCCTCAGTGAAGTATTTCAAGGCTAGCTTCTCTTTTTCTCCGGTCTTGCCGCCCTTTTTGTCCAGATATGTAAATAGGATGCGAAGAAGAATATAGGCGATTGTTAAGGTGATAAATAGAATTTTCATGTTTTATCCTCACTAATTGAATTTGCTAACGTTCACATTTTACCCATACCCGGAAAAAAAGTCAATGTTTAATAAGCTCAAACTGCTTAAAAGATAATGTGTGTGCGGCTTGATGTCTTTATTTGGAAATTCATCATCCTGAATATTTTTTGTAGTTGCCTCATTACGTGCCCGCCTCTGGAGGGATGAGGCCTAAAATGCTTGATAAATCAAGCAACTACAGTTCTAATTTTATTCTGTTTTTTTGAGGAATTTCTGGTATTTATTTGGTTTAACCGAAAAGTCTTTTAATAATTTATATTATCGATTTGATATATATGCTTTATTAGAAAATATTTGGTATATGTAGAAAGATTCTGGTAGAATAACAGCTGAACAATAAGTACAAAGTACGAGTGCGAAGTACAATATAAGGTACGACATATATAGCACTTTTTATCGTCATTTGTAATTTGTCTTTCGTAATTTATTTTGGGGGCGTGTATATGAAAAAGACTTTGAAAATAGTAGGGATAGTATTCGGAAGTTTTGCGGCGATTGCGGTGATTTTGACACTTGTGGTTTCTTTTCTTATTCCCTGGGATAAGGTGAAAGATAAGATAGCTGAAAAGGCTTCGGCCGAACTCAAAAGGGAAGTGAAGATTGAAAAAATATCTTTTGGCTTGTTCAAAGGTGTAGAGCTTAAAAACTTCTATATAGGTAATTCCGAAGGCTTTACAAAAGGTGCTTTTATTTCTGCCGAGTCGGCGCTGGCGAAATATGATTTTTGGGCGCTTTTTAGAAAACAGGTTATACTTACGAAAATAGAGTTGGTTAAGCCTTATATAATGGTGGAGAAAGATAAAAAGGGGAAATACAATATTTCTGATATTATGGAGATGGCAAATGCTTCAGAGAAAAACTCAAAAAATGAAGTAAAAACTGAAACGCCGGTAAAGGCGGACCTGCCTGTAGAACTTTCTGTTTCAAAGTTTGCTCTTACCGGGGGAACGGTCAAATACACGGATGCTTCTTCTACTCCGGTAATGCTGGTAGAAGTGAGAAATATTAATGTTTCGGTTGACGGTCTTTCGCTTGAGAGTATCAAACCCTTCCTTGTGAAAGCCTCGGCAACCGTGGATTACAATAAAATGCCTGTTGAATTTTCCTTTGAAGGTAAAATGGAGGTCAGGTTAAAGGAACAAATATGTAAGGCCAGCGGGCTTTTTGTACGTTTGCCGGGAGTGGAGCTTAATGCTGATGCTGAAGTAATGAAATTTATGGATAATCCTGAGTTTAAGCTTGACGCTTCTGTGGTAATGAACGGCGAAAAGGTGCTGAAATTGGCGGGTGGAATGGTTCCGAAAGAAATGAAGGTCTATATTGACGATACAAAACTGGCAGGTGATGTTTCGTTTAAACTTAGTGCGGCAGGGAGCATGGTGAAAACACAAAAATCCTACGATATAAAAGCTAACGGCTCGGGTAATGCTGATTTGTCGAAAATGGATATCAAGTACAGTACGTATTTTACAAAACCAAAAAATCATCCTGTTGTGATGAATTATAAATTTGACCTGACCGGGGAAAAAATTGTGCTTGACGCAGATATGAAGCTGAAAGATTCTGCAATGAAAGCAAAAGTTAATCTTTCAGGTTTTGAAGCGCCTAAAATAAACGTAAATCTTGACGGGGAAGTAGGGATAGCTGAAGTATATTCTCTTATTCCTCTAATGGAAGGTTTTTCCGCCGAGGGTAAGGCAAAGCTGGCGGGTAGTATGAAAATTCCAGTTAAAAAAGACTATTCCGTTGATTACAAAGGTATAGTTATTGATCTTAAAGGAAAGATAGCCGACTTTGGTACCAAGTATGCAAAGTTTAACTACGGTGTTACAAAATTAAATGCTGATTTGCTGTTTAATGAAAAAATATTGGAGCTTAAGAATTTGGCCTTTTTATCAGGAACTTCTCCTTTTAGCGGGTATATCTCGGCTGCAAATTTTAATCTGGAAACAATGACGGAATGGAAGACTAAGTTCACGGGAGATGTTAAGCTGGACCTGAAATGCCAGAAGTTTCTTATAGACGAGATAATGGATGCCTTGCCGGAAAAACAGAAATCTTCTATGCCTGCATCTGCTACGGCTGTAAAAGGCGCGGCAAGTGCGGCAGAGCCGGATGCAACTATAGGATTTACCAATGAAGAGATAAATGAATATCTTGTATATGTTAATCCCGGTCTAAAAGTTGACGGAAAAATAGAGCTTAAAGAGATGATTTATAAAAAAGTTAAATTCACAGATATGGTAACGTTAATTAAACTGGCAAATAAAACGGCTAACTTAAACAACACCATCAGCGGTTACAGTGGTTCTATTTTAAACACGATACAAATAGATATGAATATTCCCGGACTCGGGTATTCAGTTTCGGCTGATGTTAACGGAGTGCAGTCGGGGGATTTGATAAATGCAGTTATCGATTCTTTCTTTAAACCGGAATTTGCCGTGCATATGAAAGAAAAGATCTCAGGGGCTGCGGTTGCCAGGGTTGTACTTAAGGGTTCAGGTTCGAATATGCGGGATGTAAAGAAGAATATTGCCGGTTCTTTGGAGTATAAGATTGTAAACGGAAAATTGCGCAATTGGAAGATCCTTGGGGATGCGCTTGCCTCAGCCAAGATCAATAGAACGGACGAGATAAATTTCCGGGAATTTACCGGAAAACATAAAATCGGGAGTCAGAAAGTTACTTTTGATGAATTCAGGATTATTTGCGATGATGCCAGATATAATGTTGCTGCGGGAGGCTATGTTAACTTTGACAAAAATCTTGATAGTCTGATGTTCTTGCCTGTCAGAATTGATTTTTCTCCGGGAATTGCCGGTGCCTTGGGGGATATTGGTAAGTATGGAGCAGATGAAAAAGGCTGGATCCCTGTGGATGTGGATTATAATTGTCCTATTAACAGGCCTGCCCTTCCTGCTCCTAACCTTGAAAGGGCGCAGAATAATGTAAAAAGAAAAGCGGTGGAAGAATTAAAAAAGAATGAACCTGAGTTAAAGAAAAAGGCTGCTGATTTACTCAAAGGCCTTTTCGGAAGATGAGGAAATAATGGAAGAATTTATAAAAAAACTACTTGACCTTGATGTCCGGGTTTTTTATTTTTTAAACAAGGATCTCGCTAATCCTGTTCTTGATTTTATTATGCCGATTATAACTAATGAAAAATTTATTTTGATTCCTGTTATAGCTGTGGCTATTTATTTTATGATCAAGGGCAGCAGGAATACCAGGATTGCCATACTTTGTATGATTATTGCGGTGCTTCTTGCTGATGCTGTTGCCTACCGCCTTATAAAACCGTTTTTTGGCAGGTTGCGTCCTTGCGATGTCCTTCCAAATGTGCATATTCTTGTGCTGGCCGGGAGATTTTCTTTTCCTTCAAACCATGCCGCAAATATGATGGCTCTTGCGGTCATAACTTTTTTCTTTTATAAAAAATATTCCTGGATAATATTTGCTATTGCGCTTATCGAAGGATTTTCAAGGGTTTATGTCGGGGTGCATTATCCTCTGGACGTTTTGAACGGTTATTTTCTGGGGATCTTGTGTGCTTTTCTGGTAATTGCTGTTTACAGGGGTATTGAGTTGGAGAAAAAGAAAAAAGGAGCAAGAAAATAGAATGAAGAAAATGACCCTTATTATGGCGGTCTTCTTCCTGCTCTCGCTGCTGCTTGCCGTACTTTCCCTGGGTAAAATATCTGAACGTTTAAAACTTGAAGCCTCTAAATCCGTGGAGATAGCAGTGGACCTTACCGGGGAAAAAAATAAAACAGCAGGTAGTAAAAATTTTACGGTGTTTTGCGGTCAGAGTGACCGCGGTTCCATTAATAACAGTGAAAAAATATTATATGTTAAAACCGGAGAAAAATTTCAAACAAAAAAAGGCGCCCGGTATTGTTTTGAAAACAATATAATTCCGGAAGAGCTGTTAGAGAAAGACGCTAATTCTTTGGTTTGTCTTAATGAACTTGTAATGGCGTTAAATTATCAAAAACTGAAAAGAAACAGAATCCTTACTTTGCATATTTTAAAAAAAGAAGAGGCCTTGAAGTTGTCGCGGTTGGATATATATAAACGTTTTATCAGGGCGGCGGTGGAGAGAAATATCAAAGTGCTGGTAGCTCCTGATATTGAAACGGCGGAAGAGATCAAAAAATCTTTAACTTCAAGAGGATATGAAATTAAAACTTTCAAGTCAAACCCGGTGTTGATGCGTTCTGTTTTGAGCAAGTACCGCCTTTTGTATAATAAATACTATGCATTAATTGTTTCAATAATATACCCGTTATTTGGCTTCTTTTTAATGCGGTTCTTTAAAAGTGTTTTTGTGCGTTTTTCCGTGCTTACTTTTGTTTCTTTACTTGCTTCTTTTATTATTGCAGGTACACTTTCTGAAACGGATTTTATGCTGAAACTGAGTATGTTCTCCGGCGCAAAAGTTGCTCTGCTTTTACCGCCGCTTGCGGTATTTTTTATTCTGGCATATGAGAATAAATCACTATTTAACAAGAAATCCGCAGGTATCATATCCGTTTTTCTTCTCGGGTTTATTGTGGTAGCAGTTATCGCAAGATCCGGTAATTACAGCATGCCTTTACTTCCTTTCGAGAAAGAGCTTCGCGAGTGGTTTGAAAATGTTTTTGTTGCCAGGCCCCGGCTTAAAGAGTTTTTAACCGGGCATCCGGCTATGCTGCTTGGACTCTATATGTATGTCCGCACAAAAGTTTCTTGGGAAAAAGTAGCTGCAATATTCTTGATCGCTCTCGGGACGCTCGGGCAAACTTCTATTATTAACACCTTCTGCCATCCGCAGGCAGATTTTATACTCTCAGTACTCCGGACAATGTACGGTCTTTTAATCGGGATAACAATAGGAGGGTTACTTATACTATGCCTCAAACTCGTAAGAAAATACTGATATTCGGATATTTTGGTTTTAAGAACAGGGGAGATGATCTTATTCTTCTTTCTCTGGTGAATAATCTGAAGGAAACCGCGGACATTACCGTTCTTTCGAAAAGACCGGAGTTGACAGCTAAGGAATTATCGGTAAAAGCCGTGAACAGGTGGAATCCCTTCAGTGTTCTTTGGCAGATTTTACGCGCTAAATCAGTTGTCGGGGGAGGGGGCGGGTTGTTCCAGAATAAGACAAGTACCAGAAGCCTG
The window above is part of the Candidatus Firestonebacteria bacterium RIFOXYD2_FULL_39_29 genome. Proteins encoded here:
- a CDS encoding 3-dehydroquinate synthase, which encodes MPEIIKISLKTRTDKSYDIVLGNNILSNLGQAVKKLKCGNSIFIITDKNVARFYLKKTITALKKGGFSDVGKVIIPAGEVQKNFKTYLKILNALYEFDKNQQKKVILLTLGGGVVGDLGGFVASSYRRGVNYIQVPTTLLGLVDCGLGGKTAFNFREAKNLIGAFWQPKMVYMDTAVLNTLPLRELKCGLAEAIKYGVIKDSSLFSFFEKNMRKLLNYDKTALNKMIPVCAGIKAKITSADERDDKDIRIILNYGHTLGHAIEAATNYKKFHHGEAVGIGMVLAAKLAVKLGCLCSCEATRIESLIRKAGLPVSAKGIEPKKILASMKRDKKFVSGVNRFVLPISIGKVKIVENIPEDIIANILTN
- a CDS encoding peptide ABC transporter substrate-binding protein — translated: MAKLIEVKNLKKSFKSSEGIFSKGRPVFAVNGVSLEIEVGESLGLVGESGCGKTTVGKLILGLEKPDSGEAFFESKQISGLPEKELFRIRKEMQIVFQDPFASLNPRIRIGNAIGEVLKIYGEKDIEKRVKESIKTIGLPEDTYYRYPHEFSGGQRQRICIARALVGNPKFVVCDEPVSSLDVSVQAQIINLLKDLKEKSNLTYLFISHDLRVVRNICDRISVMYYGVIIEEGENEDIYKTPLHPYTKLLLSSVPSMSEKKNKEVLKTYKEGTSNLNKPAGCPFYFRCPERIEKCEKEIPQLKDKGNRHKVACWKE
- a CDS encoding dipeptide/oligopeptide/nickel ABC transporter ATP-binding protein yields the protein MKDKMLEVNNLSVGFFTPDGTLTAVDGINISVRKKETVCLVGESGSGKTVSALAIMRLVPNPGVVTSGEIIFNDENLLKISEEKMRALRGAEISMVFQEPFNCLNPVFRVSGQIGESIEIHLGLKGKERDEKIIEVLKLVGITDEKRVFSSYPHELSGGMRQRVMIAMGLVSNPSLLIADEPTTALDVTIQAQILELLADLKEKLSLSILLITHDLGIVNEIGDRVYVMYAGKIMEKGSKNEIFGSAKHPYTEGLLKSVPDLGPVKKRLYTIAGNIPDLTDIPTGCRFHPRCPYVMDICKMKDPVESMFSKEHSAWCFRYFGGEQKNG